The Panthera uncia isolate 11264 chromosome C1 unlocalized genomic scaffold, Puncia_PCG_1.0 HiC_scaffold_3, whole genome shotgun sequence genomic sequence CTGTTCTCTTcactccccctttcccccccttcccccctcagagcctttgtctttttgtcctttgccttgcttgcctttttttcttttctttttcctgaaattcTTACAATTCGAGCAACCCTTAATCTTTTAGGGAAACCTTTTccctgagaaaggagaaattagGTTCTTATGTAATTTTTACACACTCAGGTGACTGTCATCTGTGGATTTCATAAGGTCCTGAATCAGAATGGATTGGAGTACCAGCACACCTGTCACATCTCACATAGTCCCAGTTTTCAAGGACCTAGCAAACTAGACCCAGCccataaagacatttaaatttatattatttaagaaaCTTCTACAGTTCTTACCACGTACCAAGTGCTCATTTAGTATTAACTTACATAATAAATTCATGTATTATGAATTTTCACATGACTACAATAATAACTtgcataataataaatatgtgacCAATGGCTCTTTGATaattcacaattatttttttaatattcttttctatagaaacagaaaggaagcctGCAAGAGATGCATTAGGCTGTTCTGCATGGAGGAATCTGGATCTAATTCATGAATAATTACCATGTGCCACCCAGCTCTTTTAGTATTTCACAAGTATTAGGCTCATTCAGTGCTCATAAGAGCCTATTTAAGTAGGTTTGCCTATtcccccattgtacagatgaggcaATTGGGCTactgagaaattaagtaactagCCAAAGATCTcatagctggtaagtggcagagctggctAGTTGGTTCCAGAACTTTCACTCTTTGCCATTCTGCTGTCATGGCCCTGTTGAATCAGCCAAGcttgaaatattattcaaattattGGGATGGACTAGTTACATTAAGACCaagaatgttattaaaaaaaaaaaaaagttgtgtgaAACCATTGTCcagtcaagaaatagaaaaagactaTGGACGTGGAACCTAGGCCCCTATGTTATCAGCGGCATCCTTCAGCCAACTGCACTGCCTCCCAGAGCAGCTGTTTTCCAGGCACAGCATGAAGCTGCCTGTGGAAATGCCGGCTCCTCCCTCATCTCTCCTATAGAagattcatgctttttttttttcaagtttccagATTGTTCCAAACTTTTCTCATGTTACTGAATACTATAATATTACTGAATTACTGAATACTATATATTTACTAgataaaaattactgaattactGAATACTATAAAACCTCCCAGGGCCCAGCTCTCCATCCTGTGAGATTAACCACATTCCTCAATTGGTTTTCCATAGGATAGAGAGCTGGGCCCTGGGAGGTTTATGGTCACTGGCCCTGGGATGAATCCAACCTCAGGAAGCCAGGCTTTAAAGAGGCAGAGTGAGCTCGGCTGAGCACATCTTCTATGGGTTTAACAAATCTGCCTTTTTCAAGCTCTTGCAGGGTACTTTTGCCTGGCTTCTCTTCTTATTGTGAACGTGACTATCAGGATCATGGAGCTTCTTAGAAACCCAAGGAGGGGCAGCCCTCCCACTGGTTGGTCTCTAATACCCAAACTCACTAATGGGATTTCTCCTGATTTCCAAAGAAGTTTTATTGGCatagaggaaaaggagaggaaaggggaggcatCACCAAATAGCATTTATCCACAGCAACTTCTGATACTGGagagttttctaaagaaaatatataatttgacttaaaaacaatcaacaaataacagataaaaaaataaacaccatgtGGTATAGATAGCAAGAgtaattttaatggaaatgtctTAGATGTAAACAAATGTTCACAGATTACTAAAAAGCCAAGGCTACAACGTGAAGTTTCTGACACTTTTTCAACCTCTGCACATGGTTTGTGGTCAGTTATGGGCGGGGGCAGCTGGTATGGAGATGCCAAGAGAAGTTGCACTGTTAGGCAAGGTGGGCACAGAGCACACGTCTGAAACCACCAGATTCACTCATAGAAGTTCTTCACCTTTAATcatataaccttaaaaaaaaaaaaaaaaaagactgaggtcaGTGCCCAAATCCCACCGATTTCCCTGAGTCTTGGTATGCGATAAAACTCTGCAGTTTCCATTCAAGAGAGGGGTGTGAGCGGTGTGAAGATTGTCTACGATTATGTATGATCTCTATTATGACATTGACAATatagagaagaggacagagagacTTGGCTCCAGTCACATAGCATTGCCAATGGGTATGCAGGCTCgagagccagcctgcctgggtttgaatctccgCAATGCTACTTTGGAACCGAGTCCCAGGAAGAGCCCTGGAAATCAGAGCTTTTGAAACCTTTGTTCCAGCTCTTCCTTAAATGTGTAATCTTAAACAGACTAACCATGCTGCCTCTCAGTTTTCTCCCTAGTAAAACAGAATTGATAATGTCTCCCTCATGGTGTTGTTCTGAATATTAATTCAAAGCCCTGTTCCAGTGGTTGCTACACAGCAGATGGTCAGTAAATGCTACTTCTCTACTTCTGCCCTCCACTTCTGGTTAGCAATACTATGAGAAATATGAAGGTCTGTGTAGGATAGAATGGTTTTTCTGTGTCATTCTTAGTCAAAATCAGCACTACTATTTGGGATGGTATGAAGAACAGAAAATTGACCTTTCATAGTAGGCAAATCATTACTATAGGGTTCTAGCAGCCAGTGTCCCACTGTTAGATGTACGTATGTGTTTCACAGATGTTCCCCTTCTATCAAAGAAAGTCATGAAGACCCAGAACTATCAAATTTTAGAATGGAAGGGACCATTAATATAGGGACCAACTTGCTTTTCCATTTACCCGCTCTACCTCTTGTAAATACTGTACAATGAGgtcatattttcttctgattatttcctAAGTGCACCTTCAACATATCTTCACTATTTTGGTCTTTGCCATCCCACTTCTTCTACCTGGAGATCCTTTCCCCTAGGTTTCAGCCAAGGCAAACTCATCCTTTGTTTAGGGCTAGGGAGGTttgaaacacagacacacacacacacacacacacacacacacacacacacaccaaaaatctTCATATATGCCTCTCATGGCTTTTCCAAACAGGGGTTTGACCTCTCTCTGAATTTCTGGAGTTCCTACTACATTCATACTCCTTGTTTGCCCCCTTGACTTCTGGTTATTTGTGTCaagtctcctctcctctgctggcTTGCttgctccttgagggcagggtccTTATCTACTACTTTATTACATCATGGGCTACTTAGCTCAGAAGCTGGCAAAGCAGAGATTTGCTACATAGTTAATGATTAATTaccattaattaattaaggtATGCATTTATAGAGGAATACTGAACCACCAGAATCAAGTCTAATCACgtacttttcctttttgtagTTGTGATCCACGTGATTCAATGATGTCTGACATGTACTTTTCTTTCCTAGAAATCATCACAAAACTGGGATAAAAGGCTAAGTATTGACTCTTCGCTCCCAAGTGGCTTCGCTAGTCCGACAGATGAACTACCTCCCACTCGTATCAAGGAAAGTCACATTTTGGAAGGACTAAGAAAGCTACAGAAGCGAAAGGTGTTACTTGAACCCCCGTCAGTGATAACAAAATGGGGTTATAAAGATTGCATGAACTCAAATGAAGGAATATATTCTCCAGGAATTAAGAGTAGCAGCATCAAGGGGTATCCCCCCTGCAAACCAACTGACACGAGGAGCCCCAGCAAGGAGCCTCACGAGACATTTGTCTATGACACAGATTCCCATGATGATGCTGATGAGGACTCTTCCTCCTTAGCCTTGCTCCAGGCAGCTCCAAACCAGAGCTGCAGGCTGCACAGTCATAAATTAACCCACAGTGTTTCTGACAGCCTATTTGGCTGGGAGCTGAATAGAAAACACTTTACAGAAGGTATGTCCTCAGTTTACCCCAGGGAAAGTCCTGAGAATCAGACCAGTTGTGCCAGCAACTGCCCCTTGGAGAGGATGCTGTGCCCAAGTGTGCAGGCGCCTcaagtacagagagagagggagccacgcGGTCAGGGCCATGTGGCTCTCAGTCTACAGCTTTCAGACACCGATGACAATGAAGCCTTTGATGAATTGCACATTGGTAGCAGTGACGAGAAAAGCCATTCAGACTTGTCACTGACTGCTGACACTGACAGATCCATGGAGAATCTGGACATCCTTATGGGATTTGGAAAATCTCAACTGGGGTCTCCTGATGAGGAGGAAAAACAAGTGCCCATCCCCTTAGAGAGTAGACCAAAGACGTTTAGCTTCATTAAGCAGCAAAGGGTTGTAAAAAGGACTTCTTCAGAAGAATGCATTACCGTCATATTTGACGCGGAAGATGGCGAGCCCATTGAATTCAGCTCTCACCAGACTGGCTTTGTCACTGTTACCAGAAATGAAATTTCTATCAATTCGGCCCCTACTGGACCCAAGGCAGAACACACTGAAATTTTACCTCAGGGAATGGCTCATTTACAGCCAGGAGCTGCAGCAAGAGACTACACTTTCTTGAACAGACCTGAAGAGCAAACTGAGAAAAACATTCCAAAAGATGACATAGATAATGTTACTGTGGCACCCACTGACTCTTTCAGCCCCAGGACAGTCACACAAAATACTCAGCGACCAAGACCAGCCAAACCAACACTCACTGTGTCATGCCAGAGTAATTCTAGGTCTTCAGTGTCCATGGGTATCTATCAAAAACAAAGTCTGACAAAAATCCCTGCCAGGGGCAAGTCTTCACCTCAGAAATCAAAAATGATAGAGCCTGAACTCTCCTCAAGAGTGCCCTCATCGGGCCCAGTGTCTCTTGAAAAATCACCAGCCTTAGCTCCTGGGAAGCTCTCACGGTTCAAGAAGACTGAGGGCCCAGCACCCCTTTTTGATTTGCAGCCAGATTCACACATTCCAAAACACCCTGGCCAACTTCCTCATGGCTCCAAAATGTCCAGCAGAAAGGATTGGGTTCAGTGCTCCAAGAGTCAGATTCCAGCATCACAGTTACTGCCAAGGCCCCTCAATGAGCCAGGTGACAATGGAGAACCCCCGACAAGGGACAAACACTGTGACCCTGGGCCAGAGGCAGGGATGAAatcacctccccccccaccccctccagacAGGTCAGGCTCCCTTCTCATCAGGCCCAGTTATGACTATTTGCCACCACCCTCATCTGCCAAGCCTGACACCAGGGTCCCCAATGAAACAGCAAGGACCATATTCAAATCCCCACCTCTGAAGGGATCCTCTGCTCCTATTATCTCTTCTAATCAGATCATGACAGAAGTGCCAGGGAAGAAACCTTCTGTGGCCTTCAAAAAGCCTATCTTCACTCACCCTCTGCCCTCCACAGAAAGAGTGATTCAAACCAGATGTTCCACTCATACCCCAAGCAGCTCATTTGCTGTGATGGCCCCAGGGCCCCTAAAGGTCTCTCCAAAGAGAGGTGTCCCCAGAACCCCACCTCACCAAACGCTTGGGATCACACAAGCAGACACAGGGTTACGGACTCCCAAGAATTGTCCTTCAGGCCCTGAGCCACTGGAAATATCATCCCCCAAAAGTGTGTCcccaggaagaaaaggacaaatgaaTGACTGTGTCCCCACCTCACCCAAGCCTGCCTTCTTAGGGGCGAATGAATCACCATCATCTCAGGGTAACAGTCACTCATCATCACCCTCCTCCAAAAGCCATAACACCCCACATGGTTGTCAAAGCGCTCATGAGAAAGGGCTGAAAACTCGCCTCCCGGTTGGGCTCAGAGTCCTCATGAAATCTCCCCAATTGCTCAGGAAAAGTTCTACAGTGCCAGGGAAACATGAAAAAGACAGTCTGAATGAAGCCTCTAAAAGCTCTGTGGCTGTGAGCAAGGCTAAGCCAGAGGATGCTGGGAATCCAGTGAGCATGGAGACCACAGTGGGAGAAAGAACTGTGACTCCACTGTGTTTTCAGGCACAAGGCAATTTGGCTGAAGGGCTTCCCCTGGAAACGGCAATGCCAGAGTCATTGGATAATAGCACCCTTGAGGCTGATGGAAAAGATGGGGTAGAAAACAGGGCTGTGAAAAGATCCCTTTCCTCCAATAAGCCACACTTAAAACCGGCTCTAGGCATGAATGGAGCCAAAGCCCGCAGCCAGAGTTTCAGTGCTCACTCGGGTGACAAGCCCCCTACTCCCCCCATGGAAGGGCCAGGCAAAGTTCGAACTCAGATTATTACCAACACTGCTGAGAGAGGCAACTCCCTCACTCGACAGAGCTCCTCCGCGGAAGTCTCGCCCAACAAGACCCCTTCTGCTCCCATGTCTGACAGTCTCCCCGGTGTGGGGAGGCCTCTGGGACATCTCTCCACCAGGCAAGCCTCCCTAGGGAGTGCAGGCAGCAGCCCCAGTAACCAGCATGGGAGCCCAAGCAAGTTGCCTTTGAGGGTCCCTCCAACATCTGAAGGGCTCCTTGTCCCCTGTGGAATGGAAGACAAGCAGGGCTATGCAGAGGGAGGATGTCCCACCATGGCTGTCCCTGAGGAACCAAACAGTGACCACTACACAtgcccacccaccccagcagATTGCCCACGAGCCCCGCAGAATCCGGGGAGGACAGAGCGTCCACACAGTTTTGAAACAAGCAGGACCTCCAAGCTAGAAACTTCTGGAATGTGTCCAGATACTTCTACAACCAGGACTGGTGCTGTGAGCCCCGAAGCCCCCCTCTCACCCACAATTGAAGAAAAGGTCATGTTGTGCATTCAGGAAAACGTGGAAAAGGGCCAAGTGCAAACAAAGTCCCCCTCTGTGGAAGCGAAGCCAAAGCCGGGGCCTTCTTTAGCCAGCTGGTTTGGTTTTCGGAGGAGTCGACTTCCAGCTCTCAGTAGCAAGAAAATGGATGTCTCCAAaaccaaagtggaaaaaaaggatGCAAAAGGTTTGGGGTTTGGAAACAAACAGCTAAAAtcggagagaaaaaaagagaaaaagaagcctGAGCTGCAgtgtaaaatggaaaatgagcTTGCCAGGAACACTAGGTTGGCACAGAGTCCAGACAGTAGTTTACAAAGCAAAAATACTTTGAAGACCCCACAAGACGTCTATGACCAAACGAAGTTTGAACCAAGAAGTAGACCCAGCCCTGTCACATGTTCAACGAAAGATACATTTATGACGGAACTTTTGAACAGGTAAGGTCTTGGCAAAGAGGGTGGCAGTGTCAAGGGGTCCCCCCCCAAAACAGGGAGGGTCGTTTGTTTCCTGCACATGAAATGCTGGTCAAGCATGTTTTCATGCAAATAGAAATGCACAGTGGCAGCAGTCTTTTGTACATTAGCCAGaatttaaacaatgaaataaaagttaGCCATAAAATGATAATTTAGTCCATGTTACTTTGTTAACCAAATCAATGGTCTTTGAAATTAAAGAATGGTAAGTTTTATCAAGGTTGATAGAAATTCAGCCTACACTGGGACCGTGGATTGTACCCACATGGCATGAAATGGAACAAAATTACACATACGTTTTAAGGTATGCCGACCTCATTGATTGTGCCAAGCAAGCAAACGTATACTTAGAAACGTTCCAGAGGTAATTACATTTCCTGCTGATCTCAAGCCAGACATGTATTTAGCAATCACTCTTCAGTGGCTTTTATTttgctccctccttcccccatctcaCAAgcagtaagtaagtaagtaagtaagtaagtaaataaataaataaataaataaataaataaatatcaaatctAAACTGACACACTCCTGGGATGTCAGGTGAAGATCTGATCAAGGCCACTGACAAACATTTATCACTCAAAGGTTTAAAGACAAAGAGATACAAAGAGGTTACCTTAAACATCAAAGGATTGGGAAAAGTAGTGATTGAAGAAGAGCAATGTAATTTATCAGAGGAATCACTTTCTACCTGCAGAGTTGATAAGAAAGCCGCTCAACAGACAGAAAGTGGATCAAATAATGTTTCCTGCAGGAGTGTGTTAAAGGGCAGCTCCCAGGGTTCCTGCCTCACCAGCAGCTCTACGAGCACTCAaggaaaccacaagaaaaacatcaaaaccaAAGCCGATGTGGAAATACCGAAAAGCTCCCTGGTAAGTGCTCCCCCCATCCTGGTTATGAAGTGAATCTGGTTGGGTTCTTTCTAGCTAAGCTGATGGCAATGTACAAGCACAAGATTATCGGGTGAATGGGGGGAGAAAGTtcaaggaaaaggagagacaCCTGGTGACAGCAGAGAAGTGAGAGCAATATTGCAAATGGAGTCGCTGCCTCCAGGATCTTTTCTGGGTTAGCTGCCTTTCAGGGCAGTATAACCAGAGTGCCTGCAACTGATAGGCTGGTGTCATCTTCAGATTAGGCTCCTGTGCAGGGGATTTATTTTGAtgatcatttccttcatttccaaCAACACAAAAAGGCGTGGACATGATTATAAAACATAATAGTGCTAAACAATTGGAGAGATTGTTGGCTATTTTGATGGCTCGATTTaagcactgttcttttttttttttttttttttctgaaagctgTATGTACCAATTCCTCTCACCTAGACAGAAAGTATTGAAGAAATCTATTTTGGAACTTGATTCCCTATTATTGAGTCTCTTAATTATGAAGTGAAAAACTCAACTCAGGggtaatttcttttaagaaatgaaagggcctgggtagctcagttgttaagtggctgactcttgattttggctcaggtcatgatctcatgattcatgagatctgGTCCCAAGTctagctctgtgatgacagcatggagtctgcttggggttctctatctccctctctctcttcccctgccctgctcatgtgtcatgtgagctctctctctctctctccctctctccctctctccctctccctctccctctccctctctcaaaaataaatatttaaaaaatgaaagagtatttttatatttccccaGGATATGCttgtttcaaataatattttggttttaaaattaccTTAAATTGCATTTGCTCTCCTtaccttctttctgttcttgCATAATTGATTTGGTGATATTTATTGTTCCTTTGTATAAGTTTTGAAGCACTtccacaaacaaaaagaaattctttttataGAATTACTGTATCCATATGTTTTTGTACTATAATAAAAGAGATTGTAAAATATGGTACATACTACCATTTTCTTAGGAAAAACCTGAAATATAAagtaattatacattttttttctagagtgTTTCACAGGAGATTTTAGAAGTAATCATGATTGgcattcattattattaattactagTTTAATTAATTCTTGATATTTAGGATCCCTTAGAATTTCATAGACATAATTTAATTTAACAcaaatgcacatttttctttcaaatagctTTGGACTCGGAAGAGCTAtaaagtttttgggttttttttttggtttttttttttttcaaatgctctgAAGTCATATTGCAAACTAGGTCCTTGCAaaagtctccccccccccccccccccccccgccccgccttttgcctttttcttctggGCTTCCATGGTATCCTCCCTTCTTTGAAAATGTAGATGTCCCCCGCATTGTAAAATCACAAATTATAAGCATATGTAAGGCTGCCCTTGTAGTGTCAccgaaaggaaagagagaatgaacagtGTGGAAACGTGCAATATGCCAGAAATTCAATCCAACTGATCTAAAACTTTGATAGCCTGGCAGAGCCTCTTATCAGAGGCACTCAATTTAACTATGCCCCATTTAATATGTTTCTGACAGCTTAGGGTATATATCTTTGCTGCAcagaaataccaaaaaaacaaaaaaacctttgtttGGCTTTcacaatttcatttttactttctcgTTACTTCCTAACACTACAGTAATTTCTGTGCTTTTTGTCTCTCGTCTTCAGTCTTTCACTGAATTACTACATTTCAGGGTAGTAATAAGTGTCCTTTGGTCCTTCCAGAATATCAGCAAGAAAcattcttattattttctgtgaAGTACAAAGATTACTTAACCACCCCAAAATACATAATCAATAGGGATATGCTAATTTTTTCTAGTTAGCTGCAAGAGGAAATTAGTCATGCTGGGAAGCTTTTCCATACAGAGGAATATTATTAACCTGGATAGTTGACcacctagtcttttttttttttttaatgtaaaatgcagtggggtttttttgtttcatcTCCATAATCATCAATGTGGAATGGACTAAAATTACTAATTTCAGAAAGGACATTGCCATAGTCTCCTTTGGGACTAGTACAAGACTAGCAGTGAAAACCTATTTATTATATGTTATCAGCCTGTACAGGAAGGAAATTAGTTGCAAAATAGGATATATTGTAATACCATAGCACATTGATGGGAATGCCCATGAACCTCTTAAAATTCAGAGTTTGAGGGAATTTTCCCCTACTAGAGCTCAAGGTAAATTtcccatttgcttattttaaactCTATTGCAGAGAATCTTTCTGACAGTATTCACTCGGGATGAAAACAGTAGCTACGCATAATACATTACGTGTcacatgggttttgttttgttttgttttttagtgaaaTCACTGTTCAAAATGTTATAATATACCACCATCTCTTCCCTTTACACACCAAGACTATATTCAGTTATGAGGGTCCTCAGGGACTGTATTCTAATCTATGCTGATACATGAGCATTTCCATACATGTAACAAATTCATGTATGTAGCAGACCTGCACTGCATTCACTGGTAGCTGCATATCAATACCCATTTTCAGGATTgctagatacattttaaaatatgtgtaaaagtCCCATTAATTCTTTGCTGAAttcaatctttttctcttttcagaaccTTAATTAGAGGCTTATGTCCCCATTTAGGCCATCATTCACAGACCACTTAGCTCTAATTTTTGTGTAATTTAGACAAGGGCCATGTTACTTTGTACTTCTACTTGAATTATATAAAATCATGACAAGAGGGGAAAAGGCATCCCCAGGAAAGATTGCATAGGTATtaagtaaataagaaagaaagaaatgcactCTACTTGTTATGTGTTATAAATCCTTCCTTCCTATGGATTCAGATAATTTTGTGTAATAAGAAGTCTCAAGGGAAGACAGCTCAAGGCTCCTACTTGACTATCActggacaaaataaaaattgttaacaaAATTAACGAGATCGTATACCTTCTTCATGCGCTGGGAAGAGATGGCCGTTTTAATAtgggtattttaatttaaattatgagtattttttttcagcCAGTGTCCCATAgtgtgaaaaaaatcacatatgctAATAAAAAAAGCATCAAATACTATCCCATAAAAATGATACGGTGGTGATGAAATAGCATAAAATAGTACAATAATTACGCAAATTGTTATCATCTTATTAAGTTCTGCAAAATGTTGTAATTTCAACATCCTTAATTGAACAGTTCTGTACTAAATGCATTTTGATGCTAATAAGAAGCATGCATATTTTGACCTCCtcctgcaattttttttaaacgacTAACTTTTCTAAAAGTAATGCCTTTTAGAGTTTTCCTTCCAAAGATCGCTTCTTGTCTCACTTAGGTTCAttatattctgttcttttgcaataaatgttgttttctgGGAAGCAGTTTATGTTGGGATGATTTATAGAAGACATAGAAGCAGAATTCCAAATGAAGGGTATCCCCAAATgttgggtgtgtgtctgtgtgtgcatgtgttgaattattttttccattttcctccagGGTCCTTTGTAAACTCATTCCTCCCTGCCTTTTCTAATTATAGGGGTGAATAGAATATAATGGGCACAGTGACACTTTACTGGTTTCCTGTTAGGGATTAGTATTTGGTACAGTTCTTGACTACAACTGCAGACCCCAAAAGATGGACAGAAGTTGGAGGTGTACCATTAGAAGGCCCCTGACATACTGACAACAAACTTAAACCAAAAATAGCCCATAGTTATTGCTTGAATTACCTGCTACTTCTTATCAAATAGGACATTACTGACATTAGGTTGTGTCTGTTTCTGGTAGAACAATGCTTGAGAAAATTCTACATCTCTAATCACTATTCTTTTCTGAGCCAAACTTCTGGGTTTTGTGACCACTCCTATCTTTGAAGGGCTTCATCACGTGAAGATCGTCCCACTTGTGCCTATCTTTGGCAAATTCTTAATCTTGAGTTGGCAGCCCCTGATCCCCAGCAAAGTTCCTACAATGACTCACCAATACCCAGACCCTGTGCGATCAAgaatgaaaattcattttaaattcagctgatgaaaaatataattagcaAGGGGAATCTGCTGCCAAAACAAATCATGCCCCTCATTTCCATaggcaaatggatttttttttaattcctcgcCACTTCACATTGGAATCTACTTGTATAGATGATTAGAACCAACAAGTATGCCATTCTGAGGCATGCCTCATTTTCCACTCCTTTGCTAGTTCTTCACCCATCTCCTTTGGATTTTCCTCTCATGGGTCATCTACTCCTCACGGGTCATCAGCCTAGGAAAGCTGAAAGAACCAGGGACCTTGTCTACAAGCCCTGTTCCTCTGATAAATACCCAGAGGCCACGTTTAACATTTGCTGTTAAGCACAGAACGCCCTAGAAAAGTTCTGACAGAGAGCTGAAAGGTAGGACAAAAGGATggccttttgttttctgtcttgaaTATGATACTTGGAGAAAAGTGGTGGTGAAGTTCCACAGATTGGTTAGGAaacaagaagggaagggaagcagggaagttaaacacacacacacacacacacacacacacacacacacacacacttggaaaATTTTTGCTactcttaaataaaaatgttgcttGTATATACGTGGAGTACTGCCTACATATCTAACTGGCAGACACTAAAAAAATATCCTAGTTCTTGGGAAGGTCTAGAAAGGACATCTGTGACAGTATCATGCACtatgaaaaatttaattatagCAATGAATAGGGGCCAGGAGTGCCCCCTCTAAAACTGAAATCCTTTCTGACCTTGAAAAGATCACTAACCCTGTATGAGcctcttcctcatctgtaagatgagaatcttattttaattattggaaTCT encodes the following:
- the NCKAP5 gene encoding nck-associated protein 5 yields the protein MEGKRQLEKRDFGKRLSLDSSLVEYMDSNKYIEHLLTQLEEQHRSLWRTPEGLGASDGGAAEGRGGGEGGGRESAGRSRPVGAHCAAPPGAPGQLFNAPQGGKWHADPRGLPERGRNVPLLGGRGDTQRQARGDQWNTTKRKSSWERAVSRLPWAVRRAWPGPPLRAPDLASLSTPGSAANAWLPPEVTALQGRPPGRVAPTPPPPRCKMLQHRPGKETLALAPRRRAPCARSPGLSTGLSAPSFLLVPKGSLHPCPLLCSHGSTSALHLPLRCPSFPPYRIPTAGGEASGLVRYLGWPLQGTPASTWYPSPSPITSGFPTLSAKLTASSLDRPLPCCCRPSSPGVRSVCPVATGNYQCRKLSPQSSLMLIDGQKYDIFWSLAAADAEALPTAGALQTAQPPPVSYPELGQIFRTNGNTCPNLYHHALPSPILIAKGQISLLKELSLEELFLQYFFSAPQWTTVHHSSGSPHRRANSQLSCVPGFCQIPAFALSVPEMSACQVSQYICVLSQKTGQHVGAVNSFAPSEAMPPFPNVSKQENCFSACDPGEPQTTLPTSGSPPSFPTGVPPSPPGTTLAMHEKLMHELEEERHLRLQSEKRLQEVTLESERNRVQMRGLQQQFSRMEETVRNLLQSQGPPEQKKEETVNIMVYQEKLSEEERKHKEALEGLHMVVDEDSRSESSSVDDGKENTKLLLERLKALEAENSALALENENQREQYERCLDEVANQVVQALLTQKDLREECVKLKTRVFDLEQQNRTLSILFQQRIRPTSDLLLQKLHSRILDLSSGDLLSDVERSRSLTQSRTDVEIHECQPNAKSGAPALKCPGLGIVIPGHLCPRNSCSSSELSLSSTCSENSSGSSHTWHDGKNLRKRKSSQNWDKRLSIDSSLPSGFASPTDELPPTRIKESHILEGLRKLQKRKVLLEPPSVITKWGYKDCMNSNEGIYSPGIKSSSIKGYPPCKPTDTRSPSKEPHETFVYDTDSHDDADEDSSSLALLQAAPNQSCRLHSHKLTHSVSDSLFGWELNRKHFTEGMSSVYPRESPENQTSCASNCPLERMLCPSVQAPQVQREREPRGQGHVALSLQLSDTDDNEAFDELHIGSSDEKSHSDLSLTADTDRSMENLDILMGFGKSQLGSPDEEEKQVPIPLESRPKTFSFIKQQRVVKRTSSEECITVIFDAEDGEPIEFSSHQTGFVTVTRNEISINSAPTGPKAEHTEILPQGMAHLQPGAAARDYTFLNRPEEQTEKNIPKDDIDNVTVAPTDSFSPRTVTQNTQRPRPAKPTLTVSCQSNSRSSVSMGIYQKQSLTKIPARGKSSPQKSKMIEPELSSRVPSSGPVSLEKSPALAPGKLSRFKKTEGPAPLFDLQPDSHIPKHPGQLPHGSKMSSRKDWVQCSKSQIPASQLLPRPLNEPGDNGEPPTRDKHCDPGPEAGMKSPPPPPPPDRSGSLLIRPSYDYLPPPSSAKPDTRVPNETARTIFKSPPLKGSSAPIISSNQIMTEVPGKKPSVAFKKPIFTHPLPSTERVIQTRCSTHTPSSSFAVMAPGPLKVSPKRGVPRTPPHQTLGITQADTGLRTPKNCPSGPEPLEISSPKSVSPGRKGQMNDCVPTSPKPAFLGANESPSSQGNSHSSSPSSKSHNTPHGCQSAHEKGLKTRLPVGLRVLMKSPQLLRKSSTVPGKHEKDSLNEASKSSVAVSKAKPEDAGNPVSMETTVGERTVTPLCFQAQGNLAEGLPLETAMPESLDNSTLEADGKDGVENRAVKRSLSSNKPHLKPALGMNGAKARSQSFSAHSGDKPPTPPMEGPGKVRTQIITNTAERGNSLTRQSSSAEVSPNKTPSAPMSDSLPGVGRPLGHLSTRQASLGSAGSSPSNQHGSPSKLPLRVPPTSEGLLVPCGMEDKQGYAEGGCPTMAVPEEPNSDHYTCPPTPADCPRAPQNPGRTERPHSFETSRTSKLETSGMCPDTSTTRTGAVSPEAPLSPTIEEKVMLCIQENVEKGQVQTKSPSVEAKPKPGPSLASWFGFRRSRLPALSSKKMDVSKTKVEKKDAKGLGFGNKQLKSERKKEKKKPELQCKMENELARNTRLAQSPDSSLQSKNTLKTPQDVYDQTKFEPRSRPSPVTCSTKDTFMTELLNRVDKKAAQQTESGSNNVSCRSVLKGSSQGSCLTSSSTSTQGNHKKNIKTKADVEIPKSSLIKEASRDLQEDEDVIAEPTFQSHIIESNCLMRTLDSGIGTFPLPDSGNRSTGRYICHPDSPEDTEPILPLQPTLCAASSIRAQTLEREVPSSADSHVSADNAIVHSTSDPIMTTRGMRPLESRLPKPASSGKINSQKQNEAEPRPQTCSSFEYAENTMATEQLPDWGCAAPTAETQDKVPRMCAYSASGGSDSDSDLHYGNNGFGAGRGKLVKAMKSATQEIETS